A genomic segment from Hypanus sabinus isolate sHypSab1 chromosome 8, sHypSab1.hap1, whole genome shotgun sequence encodes:
- the fundc2 gene encoding LOW QUALITY PROTEIN: FUN14 domain-containing protein 2 (The sequence of the model RefSeq protein was modified relative to this genomic sequence to represent the inferred CDS: substituted 1 base at 1 genomic stop codon) has protein sequence MAEAKEQGNESDQFEVLDLAEYAKRQRWWNRFFGRNSGPIAEKYTVATQLMIGGASGWXTGFLFQKVGKLAATAVGGGFFLLQIANHTGYITVDWKRVERDVNKAKKQLKIGKNKVASEVHGAFDEVTVFVKKNIVLTGGFVGGFLIGLAS, from the exons ATGGCGGAGGCAAAAG AGCAGGGAAATGAAAGTGACCAGTTTGAGGTGTTGGATTTGGCTGAATATGCTAAACGACAAAGATGGTGGAACCGATTCTTCGGCAGAAACTCTGGACCAATTGCTGAGAAATATACAGTAGCAACGCAGCTGATGATTGGAGGAGCCAGTGGATGGTAAACTG GCTTTCTCTTTCAGAAAGTTGGTAAATTAGCTGCAACTGCAGTTGGGGGAGGCTTCTTCCTGCTACAG ATTGCCAATCACACGGGGTACATCACTGTTGACTGGAAACGAGTGGAGAGAGATGTGAACAAAGCAAAGAAGCAGTTGAAAATTGGCAAAAATAAGGTTGCATCAGAAGTACATGGTGCATTTGATGAG GTGACTGTGTTTGTGAAAAAGAACATTGTCCTCACAGGTGGTTTTGTAGGTGGCTTCCTAATTGGACTTGCATCATGA